From Pelotomaculum schinkii, the proteins below share one genomic window:
- a CDS encoding arsenite methyltransferase: MSKDIRETVRQKYAEAITRKTGCCSPGGSSCCCGTPGNATDMITGGLYRPEEVEGLPAEAVAATFGCGNPTALAQLHEGEVVLDLGSGAGLDVLLSARRVGPSGKAYGLDMTDEMLAEARNNQAKAGLENVEFLKGHLEDIPLPDNSIDVIISNCVINLSADKDLVLREAFRVLKPGGRFAVSDIVLTRPLPDKVREDLLAWAGCLGGALLDEEYRAKLAAAGFTGVEVEVTRVYDLTDMIVGQLFPSVSEDKRVEANGSVVSAFIRASKPVC, translated from the coding sequence ATGAGTAAGGATATCAGGGAAACTGTACGGCAAAAGTACGCCGAAGCCATTACTCGAAAAACCGGTTGTTGTAGCCCCGGAGGAAGCTCGTGCTGCTGCGGCACGCCTGGTAATGCGACTGATATGATCACCGGGGGGCTGTACCGGCCGGAGGAGGTCGAGGGGCTGCCGGCAGAGGCGGTGGCGGCAACATTTGGTTGTGGTAATCCAACGGCTCTGGCCCAGCTGCATGAGGGTGAGGTTGTGCTTGACCTGGGCAGCGGGGCAGGACTGGACGTCCTGCTGTCGGCACGCCGGGTTGGGCCGTCGGGCAAGGCCTACGGACTGGACATGACCGATGAAATGCTGGCTGAAGCACGAAATAACCAGGCCAAAGCGGGGCTGGAGAACGTGGAATTTCTAAAAGGGCACCTTGAAGACATCCCTCTGCCGGACAACAGTATTGACGTCATTATTTCCAACTGTGTCATCAACCTCTCGGCCGACAAAGACCTGGTCCTGCGTGAAGCTTTCCGGGTTTTAAAGCCGGGCGGCCGCTTTGCTGTGTCGGATATAGTGTTAACCAGACCACTGCCCGACAAGGTGCGGGAGGACCTGCTGGCTTGGGCGGGCTGCCTGGGTGGCGCGCTGCTGGATGAGGAATACCGGGCCAAGCTGGCTGCCGCGGGTTTCACAGGGGTTGAAGTGGAAGTAACCAGAGTTTACGATTTGACCGATATGATCGTAGGTCAGCTCTTTCCAAGTGTGTCGGAAGACAAGCGCGTTGAAGCAAACGGTTCGGTCGTCAGCGCCTTTATCAGGGCGAGTAAACCGGTCTGCTGA
- a CDS encoding ArsR/SmtB family transcription factor: MINPEIIARALGDPIRYNIMKILARSESGCCALPGSEGSRPGLCNCELMAELGMIQSRVSYHMKELTEAGLVTEEPRGRWKFYSINSKTLQQFVQQLYQDLMLE; the protein is encoded by the coding sequence ATGATCAATCCGGAAATAATTGCCAGAGCGTTGGGCGACCCCATCCGTTATAACATCATGAAGATCTTGGCCCGTAGTGAGTCTGGCTGCTGTGCCCTGCCCGGCAGTGAAGGGTCCCGGCCGGGTTTGTGCAACTGTGAGCTGATGGCCGAGCTGGGCATGATCCAGTCCAGGGTTTCCTACCACATGAAAGAATTGACCGAAGCCGGGTTGGTTACAGAGGAGCCGCGAGGCAGGTGGAAATTTTACTCCATTAATAGTAAGACATTGCAGCAGTTTGTCCAACAGCTTTATCAGGATCTCATGCTGGAGTAA
- a CDS encoding IS607 family transposase — protein sequence MKLSEWAKKNGITYRTAWKWFKSGKLPVPAEQTPTGTILIKESGESSGTVALYARVSSADQKSDLDGQISRLLTYANGQGWEIGKAVTEIGSGLNGRRPKLMKLLSDPKVRVIVVEHRERLMRFGFEYVESCLSAQGRRVIVMDQSEMKDDLVQDMIEVLTSFCARLYGRRAAKNKAKKAMEAIEHDH from the coding sequence ATGAAGCTAAGTGAATGGGCAAAGAAAAACGGAATTACCTACAGGACTGCCTGGAAATGGTTCAAGTCAGGAAAATTACCTGTTCCCGCGGAACAAACCCCAACAGGAACAATCCTGATCAAAGAAAGCGGAGAATCATCAGGAACAGTCGCTTTGTATGCGAGAGTATCCAGCGCAGACCAGAAAAGCGATCTGGACGGTCAAATTTCCCGCCTGCTAACCTATGCCAACGGACAAGGTTGGGAAATCGGTAAAGCCGTAACAGAGATCGGTTCCGGCCTGAATGGGCGCCGCCCGAAATTAATGAAATTGCTGTCAGATCCAAAGGTCCGAGTGATCGTGGTGGAACATCGTGAGCGTCTCATGCGATTTGGCTTTGAATACGTGGAAAGCTGTCTTTCCGCCCAGGGTAGACGTGTGATCGTGATGGATCAGTCTGAAATGAAAGATGACTTAGTTCAGGATATGATTGAAGTCCTGACATCTTTCTGTGCCAGGCTGTATGGCCGCAGAGCAGCTAAAAACAAGGCCAAAAAAGCAATGGAGGCTATAGAGCATGATCATTAA
- the aguB gene encoding N-carbamoylputrescine amidase, which translates to MRKVVVAATQMSCTSDGKENIAKAERLVRDAASQGAQVILLQELFEAPYFCQVEDPAYFKLAREVENQETIRHFQEVAKELEVVLPVSFFEKKNNAMFNSVAVLDADGEVLGVYRKSHIPDGPGYEEKFYFNPGDTGFKVWNTRYAKIGVGVCWDQWFPEAARCMVLQGAEMLLYPTAIGSEPQDDHIDSKEHWQICMRGHAAANLVPVIASNRVGVEVICGSKINFYGSSFIANQQGEVVKEADHSSETVLVVEFDLEQVEMQRAVWGVFRDRRPDLYGPLLTIDGANR; encoded by the coding sequence ATGCGTAAGGTTGTTGTTGCTGCCACGCAGATGAGTTGTACGAGTGACGGCAAGGAGAATATCGCCAAGGCGGAAAGGCTGGTCAGGGATGCCGCCTCACAGGGGGCGCAGGTCATCCTTCTCCAGGAACTTTTCGAAGCCCCTTATTTCTGCCAGGTGGAGGATCCGGCATATTTCAAACTGGCCAGGGAAGTAGAGAATCAGGAGACGATCCGGCATTTTCAGGAGGTGGCCAAGGAACTGGAAGTGGTGCTACCGGTCAGCTTCTTCGAAAAAAAGAACAATGCCATGTTCAATTCTGTGGCGGTGCTTGATGCTGATGGAGAGGTGCTGGGGGTATACCGAAAAAGCCATATCCCGGACGGTCCGGGGTACGAAGAGAAATTTTATTTCAATCCTGGTGACACGGGGTTTAAGGTATGGAATACCCGCTATGCAAAAATTGGAGTGGGTGTCTGCTGGGACCAGTGGTTTCCCGAGGCTGCCCGCTGCATGGTCCTGCAGGGAGCCGAGATGCTTTTGTACCCCACTGCGATCGGCTCGGAGCCACAGGACGACCATATTGATTCCAAAGAACATTGGCAGATTTGCATGCGGGGACATGCCGCAGCCAACCTGGTACCGGTGATCGCTTCCAACCGGGTGGGTGTGGAGGTTATCTGCGGCTCTAAAATTAACTTTTACGGCTCCTCCTTTATTGCCAATCAGCAGGGGGAGGTAGTAAAAGAAGCGGACCACAGTTCTGAAACTGTTCTAGTAGTGGAATTTGACCTCGAGCAAGTTGAAATGCAGCGGGCCGTCTGGGGTGTTTTCAGGGATCGCCGGCCGGATCTGTACGGGCCGTTGCTTACCATCGACGGCGCCAATAGATAG
- the aguA gene encoding agmatine deiminase: MTPQELNYRMPPEWGAHARTFMGWPASEEQWPDGYQDACRAYAEVARAIAGFEPVTMIARPELVEEAALLCGPAVDILPMEHDDAWLRDNGPTFVVNQKGQVAGVNWKFNAWGEKFSPWEGDNLVAPRLLSHLKLPCFDAPIVLEGGSIHVDGEGTLITTEQCLLNKNRNPRLGRKEIENVLKQYLGIKKIIWLKQGLEGDETDGHVDNVACFVKPGLVLVQNCPDPADPNYDIMEENIAILQESTDARGRKLEIMEFQQPNPVYMDGTRLPLSYVNFYFVNGGIILPCFGECCCATDEFAAALLRDIFPDRKVAPIYGMPIIKGGGNVHCITQQMPARMLEETRRYSYA; this comes from the coding sequence ATGACGCCGCAGGAGCTGAATTATAGAATGCCACCCGAGTGGGGCGCACATGCTCGCACCTTTATGGGTTGGCCCGCCAGCGAGGAACAATGGCCTGACGGCTATCAAGACGCCTGCAGGGCGTACGCCGAAGTGGCCAGGGCAATAGCAGGTTTTGAGCCCGTAACAATGATTGCCAGGCCTGAGCTGGTTGAGGAAGCCGCCCTTTTATGCGGGCCTGCTGTGGACATCCTGCCTATGGAGCATGATGATGCCTGGCTACGTGACAACGGGCCGACTTTTGTTGTGAACCAGAAGGGCCAAGTGGCAGGAGTTAACTGGAAGTTTAACGCCTGGGGCGAAAAGTTCAGCCCTTGGGAAGGGGACAACCTGGTTGCCCCAAGGCTTTTGAGCCATCTTAAGCTGCCTTGTTTTGACGCGCCCATCGTACTGGAAGGCGGCTCCATCCATGTTGACGGAGAAGGCACCTTAATAACAACCGAGCAGTGCCTTCTTAACAAAAACCGAAACCCCCGTCTGGGCAGGAAAGAAATTGAAAATGTCCTGAAGCAGTATCTCGGAATCAAAAAAATTATCTGGTTGAAACAGGGGCTTGAGGGGGATGAAACAGACGGGCACGTGGATAACGTGGCCTGCTTTGTCAAGCCGGGCCTGGTATTGGTTCAGAATTGCCCGGACCCGGCAGATCCCAATTACGATATTATGGAGGAGAATATTGCGATCCTGCAAGAATCAACCGACGCCAGGGGCAGGAAGCTGGAAATAATGGAATTTCAGCAACCTAATCCAGTATATATGGACGGTACCCGTTTGCCTTTGAGCTATGTCAACTTCTACTTTGTAAATGGCGGTATCATTTTGCCCTGTTTCGGGGAATGTTGTTGCGCAACCGATGAATTTGCCGCCGCATTGTTGAGGGATATCTTTCCGGACAGGAAAGTGGCGCCCATATACGGGATGCCCATTATCAAGGGCGGCGGCAACGTGCACTGCATTACCCAGCAGATGCCCGCGAGAATGCTGGAAGAAACCCGGAGGTATTCATATGCGTAA
- the ilvD gene encoding dihydroxy-acid dehydratase has protein sequence MNSSQVTEGVARAPHRSLFYAMGYTPEDLKKPIIGIVNGFNEIVPGHVHLRDLAQAAKMGVAAAGGTPVEFPVIGICDGISMNHDGMKYPLASRELIADSIETMVMAHKFDGLVLIGNCDKTVPGMLMAACRLNIPAVYVSGGPMLTGRHDGEKADLVRGLFEAVGQYAAGTIGAEELEAMELSACPSCGSCAGLFTANSMNCLAEALGIGLPGNGAIPAPYGQRKALAKLAGQRVVALSQNGVRPRDIMTLNAFRNAITLDMAIGGSSNTVLHLLAIAHEADVPLQLETFDEISKSVPNICKLSPSGSHRLFDLYEAGGISAVLKQLADQGLLELGEKTVTGKTLGENISRAFVRNAEVIRPLNAPYAHEGGIAVLRGNLAPDGAVVKQSAVAKEMLSHSGPARVFDGEEEAFDAIMDGKINKGDVLIIRYEGPKGGPGMREMLSPTAAISGMGLDKDVALITDGRFSGGTRGASIGHVSPEASEGGPIALVHEGDIIEIDIPGRRLNVRISDAELAKRHELWQQPAPKVTGKSYLARYAAQVTSASSGAVFKVIK, from the coding sequence TTGAACAGCAGTCAAGTAACGGAAGGGGTGGCCAGGGCGCCGCACAGATCCCTTTTTTACGCGATGGGGTATACCCCGGAGGACCTCAAGAAGCCGATTATCGGCATCGTCAACGGCTTCAACGAGATTGTCCCCGGCCATGTCCACCTCAGGGATTTGGCTCAGGCCGCTAAAATGGGAGTTGCGGCCGCCGGAGGGACACCGGTGGAATTTCCGGTCATCGGCATCTGCGACGGGATCTCCATGAACCACGACGGCATGAAGTACCCGCTGGCCAGCCGCGAACTGATAGCCGATTCTATCGAAACCATGGTCATGGCCCACAAGTTTGACGGACTGGTCCTCATCGGCAACTGTGACAAGACTGTCCCCGGCATGCTTATGGCGGCCTGCCGGCTCAATATCCCGGCTGTTTACGTGAGCGGCGGCCCTATGCTGACAGGTAGGCACGACGGTGAAAAAGCCGATCTAGTACGGGGCCTGTTCGAGGCCGTGGGCCAGTACGCGGCAGGGACCATCGGCGCAGAGGAACTTGAAGCTATGGAATTAAGCGCCTGCCCCAGCTGCGGCAGCTGTGCCGGTCTCTTTACCGCCAACAGCATGAACTGCCTGGCCGAAGCGCTCGGGATCGGCCTGCCGGGCAACGGCGCCATTCCGGCCCCTTACGGACAGCGCAAGGCACTGGCCAAACTGGCCGGACAGCGGGTTGTGGCCCTGTCTCAAAACGGAGTACGGCCGCGGGACATCATGACTCTCAATGCTTTTCGCAACGCTATTACCTTGGACATGGCCATAGGAGGCTCCAGCAACACCGTCCTGCACCTATTGGCTATCGCCCACGAGGCGGACGTGCCGCTGCAACTGGAGACCTTTGATGAAATCAGTAAAAGTGTGCCGAACATCTGCAAGCTGAGCCCGAGCGGGTCGCACCGGCTCTTTGACCTTTACGAGGCGGGGGGGATATCCGCCGTGCTGAAGCAGCTGGCCGACCAGGGGCTGTTGGAACTGGGAGAGAAAACTGTTACGGGCAAAACTCTTGGCGAAAATATAAGCCGGGCTTTTGTCCGCAATGCCGAGGTAATCCGGCCCCTTAACGCCCCCTATGCCCATGAGGGAGGCATTGCCGTCCTGCGCGGCAACCTGGCCCCGGACGGAGCGGTGGTCAAACAATCGGCGGTGGCCAAGGAAATGCTGTCGCACTCCGGTCCGGCCAGGGTATTTGACGGCGAGGAAGAGGCGTTCGACGCTATTATGGACGGCAAAATCAATAAGGGTGACGTGCTGATCATCCGTTACGAGGGTCCCAAGGGCGGCCCCGGCATGCGGGAAATGCTGAGCCCCACTGCGGCGATTTCAGGGATGGGCCTTGACAAGGACGTCGCGCTGATCACCGACGGCCGTTTTTCAGGAGGGACACGGGGCGCCAGCATCGGCCACGTGTCACCGGAGGCGTCCGAAGGCGGCCCCATTGCTCTGGTACATGAAGGTGACATTATCGAAATAGACATACCCGGGCGGCGACTGAACGTCCGGATTTCCGACGCCGAGCTGGCTAAAAGGCACGAGCTTTGGCAGCAGCCTGCTCCCAAAGTCACCGGGAAAAGCTACCTGGCGCGTTACGCCGCACAGGTTACCTCGGCCAGCAGCGGAGCCGTCTTTAAGGTAATTAAATAG
- a CDS encoding RrF2 family transcriptional regulator, whose amino-acid sequence MRFSTRARYGLRAMLELALHYNPNEPIPLVQVAERQGISEGYLEQMMSFLRKGGLVRSVRGALGGYILAREPDRITAGEIIRCLEGPLSPTGCVSEENPEQCSRADFCVTRVLWERVRESVAEVLDGTTLEDLCREAEKIRRSNEADMYCI is encoded by the coding sequence TTGAGGTTTTCTACAAGAGCAAGATACGGGTTGCGGGCAATGTTGGAACTGGCCCTGCACTATAATCCCAATGAACCCATACCGCTGGTTCAGGTGGCTGAAAGGCAGGGTATATCAGAAGGATACCTGGAACAGATGATGAGTTTTTTGCGCAAAGGGGGGCTGGTGCGAAGTGTCAGAGGAGCTCTGGGCGGCTATATTCTGGCCAGGGAGCCAGACAGGATTACAGCGGGAGAGATTATCAGATGCCTGGAAGGGCCGCTTAGCCCAACAGGTTGTGTTAGTGAGGAAAACCCGGAACAATGCTCGCGGGCTGATTTCTGTGTAACCAGAGTGCTCTGGGAGAGAGTAAGGGAGTCGGTGGCTGAGGTCCTGGATGGCACAACTCTTGAGGACCTTTGCCGGGAGGCTGAAAAAATACGGCGATCTAACGAAGCTGACATGTACTGTATTTGA
- a CDS encoding NAD(P)H-dependent oxidoreductase, which produces MKRVLGIVASPRNLGNSEILAKAAMEATGADNQLELIRLTDLDIRPCKACYACLPKDKPCRIEDDLSFLLEKIWLADAIVLAAPAYSLGPNSRIKAFQDRFLSVENKHEQYGGKACITITTYGVSGWSGYTEAALNLTAKLFNWRLVDSESFLGANPASVLEDPANLKRAQQMGKALFAPGYQRTPRANECPVCWSDILRYDGKNVICPFCGTKGEIGMEGDEVKLKFFPEEDYRWSKAGIQQHLDFLNDKKQEFLAKRSLYKELQNPYRKIGNWLTPEQK; this is translated from the coding sequence ATGAAACGAGTCTTGGGGATTGTAGCTTCACCAAGGAATTTAGGGAATTCGGAGATACTGGCGAAGGCGGCAATGGAGGCAACCGGAGCAGACAATCAGCTGGAATTGATCAGATTGACAGACCTGGACATAAGACCGTGTAAAGCTTGTTACGCTTGTTTGCCCAAGGATAAACCTTGCCGTATTGAAGATGATCTCAGTTTCCTGCTGGAAAAAATCTGGCTGGCTGATGCCATAGTCCTGGCCGCGCCGGCTTATTCTCTGGGACCAAATAGCAGGATTAAAGCTTTCCAGGACAGGTTTTTATCGGTGGAAAATAAACATGAGCAATACGGCGGTAAAGCCTGTATAACGATTACTACTTACGGAGTGTCTGGTTGGAGTGGTTACACTGAGGCGGCTTTAAACCTTACGGCAAAACTTTTCAACTGGCGACTTGTTGATAGTGAGAGCTTTTTGGGAGCAAATCCTGCTTCAGTTTTAGAGGATCCGGCTAACCTGAAAAGGGCGCAGCAGATGGGCAAGGCTCTTTTTGCTCCGGGATATCAACGCACCCCCAGGGCAAACGAGTGCCCGGTCTGTTGGAGCGATATACTAAGATATGATGGAAAAAACGTGATTTGCCCCTTCTGCGGGACAAAAGGTGAAATAGGTATGGAGGGTGACGAGGTTAAACTTAAATTTTTCCCTGAAGAGGATTATCGTTGGAGTAAAGCAGGCATACAGCAGCACCTTGATTTTCTAAACGATAAGAAACAGGAGTTTCTTGCCAAGAGGAGTCTTTACAAAGAACTGCAGAATCCCTACCGAAAAATAGGCAATTGGCTAACCCCGGAACAAAAATGA
- a CDS encoding RNA-guided endonuclease InsQ/TnpB family protein, translating into MIINRAYRYEVKPNVRERILLAKHAGCARFAYNWGLARRIALYQTEKKSTNAITQHRELNKLKKTNFPWMYEVSKCAPQEALRDLDRAFKNFFAGLKAGERVGFPKFKKKGVHDSFRLTGAIRVEDKAVQLPRLGVLRLKEETGIAGRILSATVSREADRWFVSLTCEVEIPEPEQVTGEVIGMDVGLNHFVIISDGTKIEAPKPLGKYLKRLKRLSRKHSRMQKGSNNRKKSALGLARLHRRIRNSRQDFMHKLTTALAKTKSGIVIEDLNVRGMLQNDRLSRHITDVGWGEFRRQLAYKTVWYGSTLIVAPRFYPSSKTCSSCGYVMDSMPLSIREWDCPCCGVHHDRDVNAAVNLKKYAISVA; encoded by the coding sequence ATGATCATTAACCGTGCCTATAGGTATGAGGTAAAGCCAAATGTGCGAGAGCGAATCCTCCTGGCCAAACATGCCGGATGCGCCCGCTTCGCCTACAACTGGGGTTTAGCCCGCCGGATAGCGTTATATCAAACGGAAAAGAAGTCTACCAATGCCATAACGCAACACCGGGAATTGAATAAACTCAAGAAAACGAATTTTCCCTGGATGTACGAGGTATCCAAGTGCGCTCCCCAAGAAGCCCTTCGGGATCTGGACCGGGCTTTCAAGAACTTCTTCGCCGGCCTGAAAGCTGGAGAGCGTGTTGGCTTTCCCAAGTTCAAAAAGAAGGGCGTGCATGACTCTTTTCGATTGACGGGAGCGATCAGAGTTGAAGACAAGGCCGTCCAGCTTCCCCGTCTGGGGGTGCTCCGCCTCAAAGAAGAAACAGGGATAGCCGGCCGGATTCTTTCGGCCACTGTCAGCCGGGAAGCGGATCGCTGGTTTGTCAGTTTAACCTGCGAGGTGGAGATTCCAGAACCAGAACAAGTCACCGGCGAAGTTATCGGTATGGATGTTGGACTTAATCATTTTGTGATCATTTCTGACGGGACAAAGATCGAAGCCCCTAAACCTCTGGGCAAGTATCTGAAAAGACTCAAGAGATTATCCAGGAAACACAGCAGGATGCAAAAAGGCTCCAACAACCGGAAGAAAAGCGCTCTTGGATTAGCCCGGCTGCACCGGCGCATCCGCAACAGCCGGCAGGACTTCATGCACAAGCTCACGACAGCTCTGGCGAAAACCAAGTCGGGGATCGTGATCGAAGATTTGAATGTCCGCGGGATGTTGCAAAATGACCGGTTGTCCAGGCATATCACGGACGTGGGCTGGGGAGAATTCCGGCGGCAATTAGCATATAAGACTGTGTGGTACGGGTCAACACTGATAGTCGCTCCCCGATTTTATCCCAGCAGCAAGACATGCTCATCTTGCGGTTATGTAATGGATAGCATGCCCCTGTCTATTCGTGAATGGGACTGTCCTTGCTGCGGAGTTCATCATGACCGTGACGTTAATGCAGCTGTCAACCTGAAGAAATATGCAATAAGCGTTGCTTAA